Proteins from one Clupea harengus chromosome 17, Ch_v2.0.2, whole genome shotgun sequence genomic window:
- the rnf26 gene encoding E3 ubiquitin-protein ligase RNF26 yields MFLVDVPCGCDNTGMGLVNLVFCTIGKCFDVACFLLDLNFFIVHSLIRLLVASVSFFHHLPMLLTNSVMECWNLTLVCLFTMSEGVSVLTHNVAGGGQQLIGGVVESCKMVGYLASHVLLRTRDFLHRGLLSGHSVLKNVWEGCGIALSLVLYLANTIVNLLLIGTQNLYTVLVNLWETALCPLQNILELTLAVFSFLYSSLVGASLFLWTPCLSAVEFLASLCHIFVSIFLLNFYGLLFTVAVVASATIYMNPGLSRRQANRLAHYMNTVPSLRHLQGVLRRWYVLERNLRQRLVWGGSRIRFGTPAVRTDGDGDAGQPEIILEQRAPGGNTADGDILPAQDLAHQPQAPPPPPQPAAHSSERLLPSSSTCRPLQTAATKEGGSSKPPSPPLDSSLLTLLQEQEERKKCVICQDSFKTVVLLPCRHLCLCRNCTDILQSQPVYQRNCPLCRHMIFQTMDVYL; encoded by the coding sequence ATGTTCCTTGTGGATGTTCCTTGTGGGTGTGATAATACAGGCATGGGCCTCGTTAACCTAGTATTTTGTACCATTGGAAAATGTTTCGACGTAGCTTGTTTCCTGCTGGATTTGAATTTTTTCATCGTTCATTCCCTGATCCGGCTGTTGGTGGCATCGGTTTCCTTCTTTCATCACCTACCCATGCTACTCACAAACTCTGTGATGGAGTGCTGGAATCTCACCCTAGTCTGCTTGTTTACCATGTCGGAAGGGGTGTCAGTATTGACTCACAATGTGGCTGGGGGTGGACAGCAGCTCATAGGAGGTGTGGTGGAAAGCTGTAAGATGGTGGGCTACCTTGCCTCCCATGTACTGCTTCGAACCAGGGATTTTTTACACCGTGGGCTGCTTTCTGGACACAGTGTACTAAAAAATGTATGGGAGGGCTGTGGGATTGCCCTCAGCCTAGTGCTCTATTTGGCCAACACTATTGTAAACTTGCTCCTCATTGGCACGCAGAATCTTTACACTGTGCTTGTCAACCTTTGGGAGACAGCTCTCTGTCCCTTACAAAACATCTTGGAACTGACCTTGGCAGTGTTTAGTTTCCTCTACAGCAGTCTGGTTGgagcctctctcttcctgtggaCACCATGTCTGTCGGCTGTGGAGTTTCTGGCTTCTCTCTGCCACATCTTCGTCAGCATTTTCTTGTTGAATTTCTACGGTCTGTTGTTCACGGTGGCCGTTGTAGCCAGCGCTACGATCTACATGAACCCCGGGCTGTCCAGAAGGCAAGCTAACCGCCTCGCCCACTACATGAACACGGTTCCCTCTCTTCGTCATCTTCAGGGGGTTCTCCGTCGCTGGTATGTGCTGGAGAGGAATCTGCGGCAGAGGTTGGTGTGGGGGGGCAGCCGCATCCGTTTTGGCACACCGGCAGTGCGGACTGACGGGGATGGCGACGCAGGGCAGCCAGAGATAATATTGGAGCAGCGAGCGCCTGGTGGAAACACCGCAGATGGTGACATACTGCCAGCGCAAGACCTCGCACACCAGCCTCAAgccccgccgccgccgccacagcCAGCTGCTCATTCCTCAGAGCGCCTCCTGCCGAGCTCCAGCACGTGCAGGCCGCTGCAGACGGCGGCCACGAAGGAGGGCGGCAGCAGCAAGCCGCCGAGTCCTCCGCTCGACTCCAGCCTCCTCACCCtgctgcaggagcaggaggagcggaAAAAGTGTGTCATCTGCCAGGACAGCTTCAAGACAGTCGTGCTCCTCCCCTGCCGCCACCTCTGCCTGTGCCGCAACTGCACGGACATTCTGCAAAGCCAGCCTGTGTACCAGCGCAACTGCCCGCTCTGCAGACACATGATCTTCCAGACAATGGACGTGTATCTCTGA